TACTAAGGATGGCGATCTAGGGAAGTTATTTGAGATGGAGAAGCTAACCGGGGCAACAGGAGATTTCATCGTGGAATATGCATCGGAGGATGTGGCGCTCATACGTTTATTAGATACGACACACTTATATTTGGTTTATAGCAGCTCTGGGGAAATCATCAATCTCAGCGAACAACTGATAACAAGTGAGGATCGTAAGGAATGGGATAGAGTGAATGATGGCAGAGATCCATATGTTTTGACCAGAATGTTAGTATTGAAGGGTCGCAAAGGGAATGTGCTGACATTTACCTATACTCCAATCCTTGAGGAAAAAGCAAAAACAGTGACATTTACACTTCAATCCAAATAATTGCAGTTACTTTTATGTAACGAGAAAAAAGAGCGATGTTATGAATCGCTCTTTTTGTGTTCGGGATTATTTCAGCATCATCGTACTTCCACCCTTAATCTGAACAGGTTGATCATTTACAGATACCCAGACATCAATAGCAGAGTTGTTACGGATGATCTTTTTGTCAGCACTCATTTTCAGTGAATACAGCGCAGTGACATAATCATAAATCTCTATATTGGTTGCGTACCAAACATCCGGATGTCCACCAGCTTGTTGGCAAAAGTTCTCGATAAGCTCCCAATTGTTCTGCTCAGCAAATTCATAACTATGACCCCAAACATAACAGAGTCTTAGTTTTTGGGATGGACCCTCCGTTGTAAATCGCTCCCATACGTGATGGAGATCTTCATTATGTTGGCATGTTGGATGCCATTCCATGAAATTCAGAGGCATATCAAACTGTTTGGTAGAGTGGACAGTACGACTGTATTCAATCCCAACAGACTGAAGTGGCGCTATGATTTCTTGAGAGTATGTACCGTAAGGATAGGACATTCCACGTACCGGATAATCCACTAGTTTCTCAAGTCGCTTACGGTCTTCAAACAGCTCATCGATCACCATAGGTAAAGGAAGACGTTCTAGATGTGGATGAGTAACAGAATGGGCAGACACCTCGTGGTTTCTGAGTGAATGTTTAACATCAGCAGAAGATAAAAATCCGGGTGCGTTTATCATAGCGCTATTTAGATGGAAAGTACCTTTAATCCCATATTGATCAAAAATCTCCGCCAAGCGAATATCGTGTTTTTGTCCATCATCATAGCTCATAGTAAGCGCCTTGGGCAATCCGCCCGGGAATAAATTAAATTGAAGCTTCATGAATTCACACTCCTATTCATATGTTCATTTCGAAAATTACCTCATCCAATTATAGACCTTATAATCGGATTCCCGTCTTAACAATGAAAGTGTTTGCAGAAAGAAATAAACTGATAAGAAGAGGGGCTGCCTGTCTGACTTTCTCTATGTTGTAAAACTATTATATGTGATAGACAGAAGAAACTCACTCTCATATTTTAGCACTAAGTTACTGATTGCCCCAATCTTTTTAATCAGTAGAAGGAAGTAGGCAGCTATCAGGCTGTCAGTGGTAAAAGCTAG
This Paenibacillus sp. FSL R5-0345 DNA region includes the following protein-coding sequences:
- a CDS encoding polysaccharide deacetylase family protein, with the translated sequence MKLQFNLFPGGLPKALTMSYDDGQKHDIRLAEIFDQYGIKGTFHLNSAMINAPGFLSSADVKHSLRNHEVSAHSVTHPHLERLPLPMVIDELFEDRKRLEKLVDYPVRGMSYPYGTYSQEIIAPLQSVGIEYSRTVHSTKQFDMPLNFMEWHPTCQHNEDLHHVWERFTTEGPSQKLRLCYVWGHSYEFAEQNNWELIENFCQQAGGHPDVWYATNIEIYDYVTALYSLKMSADKKIIRNNSAIDVWVSVNDQPVQIKGGSTMMLK